Proteins encoded within one genomic window of Gadus chalcogrammus isolate NIFS_2021 chromosome 6, NIFS_Gcha_1.0, whole genome shotgun sequence:
- the dab2ipa gene encoding disabled homolog 2-interacting protein, translated as MQKEVAVEKLLGQLSRCEEVGWMKVAEMQCSSIHWFSCGQKAQPAVWNPRFCILTESLLLLLDSLEVQPFLLAQSRAESCSIWLLRHTLHVTSSSSKESFPTEAVPTVKYLSEHQRRRQSMPSSCQRSALNTPTSRVTGYLSKRLKQSLRRTKSQPKLSRSSMKPHLDTATEPVCVYVCRCVMHQVSYGSQDSLLSTGCVSSLELKMEQTVVIKPVHSSLLGQEYCFEVTTTTGTKCFSCRSAAEREKWMENLRRAVHPNKDNSRRLENVLTAWLVEAKDLPAKKRYFCELCLDDSLYARTSCKLKTDNVFWGERFDFSSLPSVGSLTVHLYKETDRKRKKDKNSYVGLVNIPVATVTGRQLVEKWYSVSTPSTSRGKSSGPTVRIKARYQSIIILPMEQYKEFAEWISSNYLLLCSALEASISLRAKEELAAALVHILHSTGKAKDFLTDLMMSEVDRCRDNDQLIFRENTLATKSIEEYLKLVGQKYLQDALGEFIKALYESDENCEVDPARCVTSDLPEHQANLRMCCEVAFCKILESYRVFPRELKEVFASWRQECGNRGRPDISERLISASLFLRFLCPAVMSPSLFELTQEYPDDRTARTLTLIAKVTQNLANFSKFGNKEEYMLFMNDFVEREWSNMQRFLQEISHPDSLSHTAGFDGYIDLGRELSTLHTLLIELDQACLAKLGPLPRILREVSSALANPGGLVHPGGYPMSCAEPQRVVSPPPLSPPLSPPLAGCNLSRGLQGSVGADTSLVDFTRLPSPTPENKDLFFVTKGSSLQPATGLQGSPAASSSYSEANENEAGPELANDRREAPELTNESRSLSLVDLQDSSPSDGVDDGQWQRRTGLLPLSFQNPVYHMTSTSPRQPQQTDVTPSDGSAGSHGNPEERTTMGTKPAFLTQMSVGLGGGERGERVERVERGERGERGDRMSALSSSSSGEEYSRRQMSLNDPPHGNTPVAPIGPRQNSVGPSTGPQRRIDQPPPPSSAPPCPPRGRTPPTILTSGTSAYPPRPASGSMMSSSPDWPSSGQSRLRQTSSSSKGDSPEKLRPVTKAPSPVNPGALDRTAAWLLNMNSGAPYGETEDDESLSEKYQQEIAMLQERLRVAGMRQEECEARLMLQDQHNQRMLQEYQARLEDTESRLRRLQDDKDLQMNSIISRLMTVEAELKKDHSDMQAVVDSKQKIIEAQEKRIASLDAANSRLMAALTQLKERYTVTSQRNGLSPSNSSALQITENGEFRNSGNC; from the exons ATGCAGAAGGAGGTGGCTGTGGAGAAGCTCTTAGGACAACTGTCCaggtgtgaggaggtggggTGGATGAAGGTGGCAG AGATGCAGTGCTCCTCCATCCACTGGTTTTCCTGCGGTCAGAAGGCGCAGCCTGCTGTCTGGAACCCACGCTTCTGCATCCTGACTGAGtcactgctcctgctgctggacagcctggag gTCCAACCGTTCCTGCTGGCACAATCCAGGGCGGAGTCCTGTTCCATTTGGTTGCTAAGACACACCCTGCATGTGACGTCATCATCATCCAAGGAATCTTTCCCCACAGAAGCCGTGCCAACTGTCAAAT ATCTTTCCGAACATCAGCGACGCAGACAGAGCATGCCCAGTAGCTGCCAAAGATCTGCCTTGAACACACCTACCTCCAGAGTCACG gGGTATCTCTCTAAGAGACTCAAACAGTCTCTGCGGAGGACCAAATCTCAGCCCAAACTCTCACGAAGCAGCATGAAGCCCCACCTA GATACAGCAACTGA acctgtgtgtgtttatgtgtgcaggtgtgtaatGCACCAGGTGTCCTACGGTAGCCAGGATTCTTTGCTAAGCACTGGGTGTGTGTCTTCACTAGAACTGAAAATGGAGCAAACTGTCGTTATCAAGCCAGTCCACTCTTCCCTGCTGGGCCAGGAGTACTGCTtcgag gtcaccaccaccacgggcACCAAGTGCTTCTCATGCCGCTCGGCCGccgagagagagaagtggatgGAGAACCTGCGGCGGGCGGTCCACCCCAACAAGGACAACAGCCGGCGGCTGGAGAACGTCCTGACCGCCTGGCTGGTGGAGGCTAAGGACCTGCCTGCCAAGAAGAG gtaCTTCTGCGAGCTGTGTCTGGACGACAGCCTGTACGCCCGGACCTCCTGCAAGCTGAAGACGGACAACGTGTTCTGGGGCGAGCGCTTCGACTTCTCCAGCCTTCCCTCGGTGGGCTCGCTGACCGTGCATCTCTacaaggagacagacaggaagaggaagaaggacaAGAATAGCTACGTGGGGCTGGTCAACATCCCTGTTGCCACGGTGACCGGCAGACAGCTGGTGGAGAAGTGGTACTCCGTGAGCACGCCCAGCACCAGCCGAg GCAAATCCTCGGGCCCCACGGTGCGCATCAAGGCCCGCTACCAGAGCATCATCATCCTGCCCATGGAGCAGTACAAGGAGTTTGCCGAGTGGATCAGTTCAAACTACCTGCTGCTGTGCAGCGCACTGGAGGCCTCCATCAGCCTGCGCGCCAAGGAGGAGCTCGCCGCCGCGCTGGTCCACATCCTCCACAGCACCGGGAAGGCTAAG GACTTCCTGACAGACCTGATGATGTCAGAGGTTGACCGTTGTCGTGACAACGATCAGCTGATCTTCAGAGAAAACACACTGGCGACCAAAAGCATCGAGGAGTATCTGAAACTGGTCGGGCAGAAGTACCTGCAAGATGCGCTgg gggagtTCATCAAGGCTCTGTATGAGTCTGATGAGAACTGCGAGGTGGATCCGGCACGctgtgtgacctctgacctccccgAGCACCAGGCCAACCTGAGGATGTGCTGCGAGGTGGCCTTCTGCAAGATCCTCGAGTCCTACAG AGTGTTCCCCAGGGAGCTGAAAGAGGTGTTTGCATCGTGGCGTCAGGAGTGTGGTAACCGGGGGCGACCGGACATCAGTGAGCGTCTGATCAGCGCGTCGCTGTTCCTGCGCTTCCTGTGTCCGGCTGTGATGTCGCCGTCTCTGTTTGAGCTGACCCAGGAGTACCCCGACGACCGGACCGCCCGCACGCTCACCCTCATAGCCAAGGTTACGCAGAACCTGGCCAACTTCAGCAA GTTCGGCAACAAGGAGGAGTACATGCTGTTCATGAACGACTTTGTGGAGCGTGAGTGGAGCAACATGCAACGCTTCCTGCAGGAGATCTCCCACCCCGACAGCCTGTCCCACACGGCTGGCTTCGACGGATACATCGACCTGGGCCGGGAGCTGTCCACCCTCCACACCCTGCTCATAGAGCTGGACCAG GCGTGTCTGGCTAAGCTAGGTCCGCTGCCTCGTATCCTGAGGGAAGTCTCTTCAGCGCTCGCTAACCCAGGGGGGCTGGTCCACCCGGGGG GCTATCCAATGAGCTGCGCGGAGCCCCAGCGCGTGGTGTCGCCGCCACCGCTGtccccgcccctctctccccccctggcGGGCTGCAACCTGTCCCGGGGCCTACAGGGCAGCGTGGGGGCCGACACCAG tTTGGTAGACTTCACCAGGCTTCCATCTCCAACTCCAGAGAACAAAGACTTGTTCTTTGTTACCAAAGGATCCAGTCTTCAGCCCGCAACCG GCCTGCAGGGCTCTCCGGCCGCCAGCTCTTCCTACTCCGAAGCCAATGAGAACGAAGCAGGACCGGAGTTAGCCAATGACCGGAGGGAGGCCCCCGAGCTGACCAATGAGAGCCGGAGTCTGTCTCTGGTCGACCTGCAGGACTCGTCCCCCAGTGACGGGGTCGACGACGGCCAATGGCAGCGCAGGACCGggctccttcccctctccttccagAACCCTGTGTATCACATGACCAGCACGTCACCGAGGCAACCGCAGCAGACCGACGTCACGCCCTCCGATGGCTCTGCCGGTTCCCATGGCAATCCCGAGGAGAGGACCACGATGGGGACCAAGCCGGCGTTCCTTACCCAGATGTCTGTGGGCCTGGgcgggggcgagagaggggagagagtagagagagtcgagaggggagagagaggagagagaggagatcgCATGTCAGCtctgtccagcagcagcagtggagaGGAGTATTCACGCCGACAGATGTCACTGAACGATCCTCCACACGGCAACACACCTG TGGCTCCCATCGGCCCTCGTCAGAACTCAGTGGGTCCCTCTACCGGACCCCAAAGGCGCATAGACCAGCCGCCCCCGCCCTCCTCGGCCCCCCCGTGTCCCCCCCGCGGCcggaccccccccaccatcctcACCAGCGGCACCTCGGCCTACCCTCCCCGGCCCGCGTCTGGCAGCATGATGTCATCCAGTCCCGATTGGCCCAGCAGCGGCCAATCCCGCCTGAGGCagacctcgtcctcctccaaaGGGGACAGCCCTGAGAAACTGCGGCCTGTAACCAAG GCCCCGTCCCCAGTAAACCCGGGTGCACTGGACCGTACTGCTGCCTGGCTGCTTAATatgaactctggcgccccctatGGAGAGACTGAGGATGACGAGTCCCTCAGTGAAAAG taccaGCAGGAGATCGCCATGCTCCAGGAGAGGTTACGTGTTGCAGGGATGCGGCAGGAAGAATGTGAGGCCAGATTGATGCTCCAGGACCAGCACAACCAGAGGATGTTACAGGAGTACCAG GCGAGGCTGGAGGACACGGAGAGCCGCCTGAGACGCCTTCAGGACGACAAGGATCTCCAGATGAACAGCATtatcagcag GTTGATGACTGTGGAGGCTGAGCTGAAGAAGGACCACTCAGATATGCAGGCCGTGGTGGACTCGAAGCAGAAGATTATCGAAGCACAG GAGAAGAGAATAGCCAGTCTGGACGCGGCCAACAGCCGGCTGATGGCCGCGCTCACACAGCTGAAGGAGCGCTACACTGTGACGTCACAAAGGAACGGCCTGTCACCCAGCAACAGCTCCGCCCTGCAGATCACAGAGAACGGAGAATTCCGTAACTCAGGCAACTGCTGA
- the phf19 gene encoding PHD finger protein 19, whose amino-acid sequence MLEDLAEGYCSSPEPPSLQGSGCRSGVSRRVPAEALECSLTVEQYVLCHWSDGLYYLGRIQRVSPQRQSCFVTFEDNSRFWVLWKDIQHAGIPGEEPHCSVCQEEWDQSDSSSHGNRILICGKCGIGFHQQCHSPPVEGSNEHAPWFCRRCIFALAVRKGGALKKGPIAKALVAMKQVLPYDPDALQWDSQHRTNQQQCYCYCGGPGEWYLKMLQCWKCQQWFHEACIQCVQDPIMFGDRFYLYLCCVCNKGTEYVRRLALRWVDVVQLALYNLGLSRKKKYFELEEILGFISTHWEQLQLGKLANTPASEKEKHILDALNKYKSKFLCGKEIKKRKCIFRLQTRVPPNPPSKLFPERTQRDGGRGRKGGGAKNSTPAERRKRKARWLLEDAIPNNELYCSWNSNHHMANIFDFTLDELQSLKSGSSTSQSLDQVSTDGSAGTSGSYHLRKGVGSRKRKLPSNSYSQWASRGDAGEELPAEEPSGLEEQDSAERALTPPPSDSSHFLSETSHLSSDSSHLHSSISSYFGVAGRLTNGEYQVLARRVTAEGTVQYLLEWEEVFP is encoded by the exons ATGTTGGAGGACCTGGCTGAGGGCTACTGCAGCAGTCCAGAGCCCCCATCCCTGCAGGGCTCCGGGtgcaggtcaggggtcagcaggCGCGTCCCAGCCGAGGCCCTGGAGTGCAGCCTCACCGTGGAGCAGTATGTCCTGTGCCATTGGTCCGACGGCCTGTACTACCTGGGCCGCATACAGAGG GTCAGTCCTCAGCGTCAAAGCTGCTTCGTGACGTTTGAGGACAACTCCCGCTTCTGGGTCCTCTGGAAGGACATCCAGCATG CCGGCATCCCGGGGGAGGAGCCTCACTGCTCAGTGTGTCAGGAGGAGTGGGACCAGAGTGATTCTAGTAGCCATGGCAACCGCATCCTCATCTGTGGCAAGTGTGGCATCG GTTTTCACCAGCAGTGCCACAGTCCTCCCGTAGAGGGCAGCAATGAGCACGCTCCATGGTTCTGTCGCCGCTGCATCTTCGCTCTAGCTGTCAGG AAAGGGGGCGCTCTTAAGAAGGGACCCATAGCGAAGGCCCTGGTGGCCATGAAGCAGGTGTTGCCCTATGACCCGGATGCATTGCAGTGGGACTCTCAGCATCGGACAAATCAGCAGCAGTGTTACTGCTATTGCGGCGGCCCCGGAGA GTGGTACCTGAAGATGCTCCAGTGTTGGAAATGCCAGCAGTGGTTCCATGAAGCCTGCATCCAGTGTGTGCAGGACCCCATCATGTTTGGAGACAG GTTCTACCTCTACCTGTGCTGCGTGTGTAACAAGGGCACTGAGTACGTGCGTCGGCTGGCGCTGCGCTGGGTGGACGTGGTCCAGCTGGCGCTCTACAACCTGGGCCTCAGCAGGAAGAAGAAGTACTTTGAGCTGGAGGAGATCCTGGGCTTCATCTCTACTCACTGGGAGCAGCTACAGCTGGGCAAG TTGGCTAATACCCCTGCCtcagagaaggagaaacacaTCCTGGACGCTTTAAACAAGTACAAGAGCAA GTTCCTTTGTGGGAAGGAGATAAAGAAGAGAAAGTGTATTTTCCGACTGCAAACGCGCGTTcctcccaaccccccctccaAACTGTTTCCTGAGCGAACccagagagatggggggaggggacgCAAAGGAGGAGGGGCCAAGAACAG cactccagcagaaagaagaaagagaaaggccCGGTGGCTTCTGGAAGATGCCATCCCCAAT aacgaGTTGTACTGCAGCTGGAACTCCAACCATCACATGGCCAACATCTTTGACTTCACCCTGGATGAGCTGCAGAGCCTGAAGAG TGGTTCCAGTACATCTCAGAGTCTGGACCAGGTCTCCACTGACGGCTCCGCTGGAACCAGCGGCTCCTACCACTTAAG GAAGGGGGTGggcagcaggaagaggaagctgCCGAGCAACAGCTACAGCCAGTGGGCCAGCCGCGGCGACGCGGGGGAGGAGCTGCCGGCAGAGGAGCCGTCCGGTCTGGAGGAGCAGGACTCCGCAGAGCGCGCCCTCACCCCGCCGccgtctgactcctcccacttCCTTTCTGAGACCTCCCACCTGTCCTCCGACTCCTCCCAcctgcactcctccatctcctcctactTCGGCGTGGCGGGCCGGCTGACCAACGGGGAGTACCAGGTGCTGGCCCGCCGGGTGACGGCCGAGGGCACGGTGCAGTACCTGCTGGAGTGGGAGGAGGTGTTCCCCTAG